A single Brassica rapa cultivar Chiifu-401-42 chromosome A04, CAAS_Brap_v3.01, whole genome shotgun sequence DNA region contains:
- the LOC117133351 gene encoding glutathione S-transferase T3-like, with the protein MDSHPYMNLNFVDLLQTQQDSGVGSESSPIPLFGTQATEGSNFEPDSPVESKARRTWTPTDDNVLISSWLNTSKDPIIGNEQRNDAFWKRIAAYYSASPKIADCDRRGASQCKNRWHKINEAVGKFCGAFEAATRSKTSGQNETDVLKHAHEIFFNNYKKKFILEHAWKELRHDQKWWIRPPGVKAAKARGKKPIVEGKDVGELQVMLVKKEKMSKMKLLDKLMAKQEPLDDDEIALKKKLIKELLLSN; encoded by the exons ATGGATTCCCATCCGtatatgaatttaaattttgttgatCTTCTTCAAACTCAACAAGATTCTGGCGTTGGTTCGGAATCCTCACCTATTCCTTTATTTGGGACGCAAGCAACCGAAGGTTCAAACTTCGAACCAGACAGTCCTGTGGAGAGTAAAGCAAGACGCACGTGGACTCCAACAGATGACAATGTCCTCATCAGCTCATGGTTGAACACCAGTAAAGACCCTATCATTGGGAATGAGCAACGGAATGATGCTTTCTGGAAGAGGATAGCAGCCTACTACTCGGCTAGTCCTAAAATTGCTGACTGCGACAGAAGAGGGGCATCACAGTGTAAGAATAGGTGGCACAAAATCAACGAAGCAGTGGGGAAGTTTTGTGGAGCTTTTGAAGCAGCGACTCGTTCTAAAACCAGTGGGCAAAACGAGACTGATGTTCTCAAACATGCCCACGAAATCTTCTTCAACAACTACAAAAAGAAGTTCATATTAGAACATGCTTGGAAAGAGCTAAGACATGACCAGAAGTGGT GGATTCGACCCCCTGGTGTTAAGGCTGCAAAAGCCCGTGGGAAGAAACCAATTGTTGAGGGAAAAgacgttggtgagcttcaggtAATGTTGGTTAAGAAGGAGAAGATGTCCAAGATGAAGCTTCTGGACAAGCTCATGGCTAAACAAGAACCTCTAGATGATGATGAAATAGCTCTGAAGAAGAAGTTAATTAAGGAATTGTTGCTGTCTAATTAG
- the LOC103864237 gene encoding chloride channel protein CLC-a codes for MAEDGNLHIGNSNYNREEEADPENNTMNQPLLKRHRTLSSTPLALVGTKVSHIESLDYEINENDLFKHDWRSRSKAQVFQYIFAKWTLACLVGLLTGLIATLINLAVENIAGYKLLAVGYYIAQDRYLTGLLIFTGANLGLTLVATVLVVVFAPTAAGPGIPEIKAYLNGVDTPNMFGATTMIVKIVGSIGAVAAGLDLGKEGPLVHIGSCIASLLGQGGPDNHRIKWRWLRYFNNDRDRRDLITCGSASGVCAAFRSPVGGVLFALEEVATWWRSALLWRTFFSTAVVVVVLRAFIEICNSGKCGLFGKGGLIMFDVSHVEVRYHAVDIIPVTLIGVFGGILGSLYNHLLHKVLRLYNLINQKGKIHKVLLSLSVSLFTSVCLYGLPFLAECKPCNPSIDEACPTNGRSGNFKQFNCPNGYYNDLATLFLTTNDDAVRNVFSSNTPNEFGMVSLWIYFGLYCILGLITFGIATPSGLFLPIILMGSAYGRMLGTVMGSYTKIDQGLYAVLGAASLMAGSMRMTVSLCVIFLELTNNLLLLPITMFVLLIAKTVGDSFNLSIYEIILHLKGLPFLEANPEPWMRNLTVGELVDAKPPVITLRGVEKVANIVDALRNTTHNAFPVLDGEDVDNGAGTELHGLILRAHLVKVLKKRWFLNEKRRTEEWEVREKFTPVELAEREDNFDDVAITSSEMQMYVDLHPLTNTTPYTVVQSMSVAKALVLFRSVGLRHLLVVPKIQASGMSPVIGILTRQDLRAYNILQAFPHLDKHKSGKLR; via the exons ATGGCTGAAGATGGAAACTTGCATATTGGTAATAGTAATTAcaatagagaagaagaagcagatccAGAGAATAACACTATGAACCAACCTCTCCTTAAGAGACATAGAACTCTTTCTTCAACTCCTCTTGCTTTGGTCGGTACCAAGGTTTCACACATCGAGAGCTTAGATTATGA GATAAATGAGAACGATCTGTTCAAGCATGACTGGAGAAGCAGATCAAAGGCACAAGTGTTTCAATACATATTCGCAAAATGGACATTAGCTTGTCTTGTTGGTCTCTTAACTGGTCTCATCGCTACTCTCATCAACCTCGCCGTCGAAAACATCGCCGGTTACAAACTTCTCGCCGTTGGCTATTACATAGCGCAAGACAG GTATTTGACAGGTCTGTTGATCTTTACGGGTGCAAATTTGGGTCTGACTTTGGTGGCGACAGTACTTGTTGTTGTCTTTGCTCCTACGGCGGCTGGTCCTGGGATTCCTGAGATTAAAGCTTATCTCAACGGCGTCGACACTCCCAATATGTTTGGTGCAACCACCATGATCGTTAAG ATCGTTGGAAGTATTGGAGCAGTTGCAGCTGGACTTGATCTTGGCAAAGAAGGGCCTTTGGTTCACATTGGAAGCTGCATAGCTTCTTTGCTTGGCCAAGGTGGTCCAGACAACCATAGAATCAAATGGAGATGGCTTCGTTACTTCAACAACGATAGAGACCGTAGAGATCTTATTACATGTGGATCCGCCTCTGGAGTATGTGCGGCTTTCAGATCACCAGTAGGAGGAGTGCTCTTTGCTCTTGAGGAAGTCGCTACGTGGTGGAGAAGCGCTCTCTTGTGGAGGACCTTCTTCAGCACAGCCGTTGTTGTGGTTGTACTGAGAGCGTTCATTGAGATTTGCAATTCTGGTAAATGCGGGCTTTTCGGTAAAGGAGGACTCATTATGTTTGATGTGAGTCATGTTGAGGTTAGGTATCACGCAGTAGATATAATCCCTGTCACGTTGATCGGAGTCTTTGGTGGCATTCTTGGAAGCTTATACAACCATCTTCTTCATAAAGTTCTTCGTCTTTACAATCTCATCAACCA GAAGGGTAAGATTCACAAGGTGCTTCTGAGTCTTTCGGTGTCTCTATTCACTTCGGTGTGCTTGTACGGTCTTCCTTTCTTAGCGGAATGCAAGCCTTGCAACCCTTCGATAGACGAGGCATGTCCAACAAACGGAAGATCAGGGAACTTCAAGCAGTTCAACTGCCCCAACGGTTACTACAACGATCTAGCGACACTGTTTCTCACAACCAATGATGACGCAGTAAGAAACGTTTTCTCTTCAAACACTCCTAATGAGTTTGGTATGGTTTCCCTCTGGATATACTTTGGCCTCTACTGCATTTTGGGGCTTATCACATTCGGTATAGCAACACCTTCCGGTCTCTTTCTCCCGATCATCCTCATGGGTTCTGCTTACGGTCGGATGCTAGGCACTGTAATGGGATCTTACACAAAGATTGACCAAGGGCTTTACGCGGTACTCGGTGCAGCTTCACTCATGGCTGGTTCCATGAGGATGACAGTCTCGCTCTGTGTGATTTTCCTAGAGCTCACCAACAACCTTCTATTGTTACCCATCACAATGTTTGTGCTTCTCATTGCTAAAACAGTTGGAGACAGTTTCAATCTAAGTATCTACGAGATCATTCTCCATCTTAAGGGTTTACCTTTCTTGGAAGCGAATCCGGAGCCGTGGATGAGGAACCTCACTGTAGGTGAGCTTGTTGATGCTAAGCCTCCGGTTATAACGCTCCGCGGAGTAGAGAAAGTCGCGAATATAGTCGATGCGCTGAGGAACACAACACATAACGCATTCCCGGTGTTGGATGGAGAAGATGTAGATAATGGTGCTGGGACGGAGCTTCATGGGTTGATCTTGAGAGCACATCTTGTTAAAGTTCTGAAAAAGAGATGGTTCTTGAATGAGAAGAGAAGAACGGAAGAGTGGGAAGTTAGGGAGAAGTTCACACCGGTGGAGTTAGCTGAGAGAGAAGACAATTTTGATGATGTTGCAATCACAAGCTCAGAGATGCAAATGTACGTTGATCTTCATCCTTTGACCAACACAACACCTTACACTGTGGTGCAGAGTATGTCAGTGGCCAAGGCTTTGGTGCTTTTCCGATCAGTTGGACTCAGACATTTGCTGGTTGTCCCCAAGATTCAAGCTTCAGGA ATGTCTCCTGTCATAGGGATCTTAACAAGGCAAGATCTAAGGGCTTATAACATTCTACAAGCGTTTCCTCACTTGGATAAACACAAAAGTGGAAAGCTGAGATGA
- the LOC103864239 gene encoding mitochondrial import receptor subunit TOM20-4 yields MDMQGEIERLMFFEHARKAAEATYIKNPLDADNLLRWGGALLELSQFQNPTASKQMLLDAISKLEEALSIDPKKHAALWCIGNVHTSYGFMIPDEIVAADHFQKASHYFEQALDEQPENELYRKSLELTSKAPELHKAAHSHGLGPQALGGVAGPSASASTSENVKKKKSSDLKYDVMGWVILAAGIATWISFAKSQMPPPPRQ; encoded by the exons ATGGATATGCAGGGAGAAATCGAGAGATTGATGTTCTTCGAACATGCTCGGAAAGCAGCAGAAGCTACTTACATCAAAAACCCTCTAGATGCCGAT aacttgttgAGATGGGGAGGAGCTTTATTAGAACTCTCCCAGTTTCAGAACCCCACAGCCTCAAAGCAAATGCTTCTAG ATGCCATATCGAAGCTGGAAGAGGCCTTGTCAATCGATCCGAAGAAGCACGCTGCGCTTTGGTGCATTGGGAATGTCCACACTTCATATGGCTTTATGATTCCTGATGAAATCGTCGCTGCCGATCACTTTCAGAAAGCTTCTCACTACTTTGAACAAGCTCTTGACGAG CAACCAGAGAACGAACTCTACCGCAAATCTTTGGAGCTGACTTCTAAG GCTCCAGAGCTGCATAAAGCTGCTCATAGCCATGGTTTAGGCCCACAAGCTTTAGGCGGTGTCGCTGGACCATCAGCCTCTGCCTCGACTTCAGAG AAtgtgaagaaaaagaagagcaGTGATCTCAAGTATGATGTAATGGGATGGGTCATCTTAGCCGCTGGAATTGCTACATGGATCAGTTTTGCTAAATCTCAGATGCCTCCTCCACCGAGGCAGTAA
- the LOC103864238 gene encoding probable metal-nicotianamine transporter YSL4, which produces METEILRSMEISETLLFPATNHDEDVIPHWKDQITTRGLIASALLGILFCIITHKLNLTVGIIPSLNVAAGLLGFFFVKSWTGFLSKLGFSVKPFTKQENTVIQTCVVACYGLAYSGGFGSYLIAMDERTYKLIGADRPGNNPEDVINPGLWWMIVFLFAVSFLGLFSLVPLRKVMILDYKLTYPSGTATAMLINSFHDNSGAELAENQVKCLGKYLSLSFVWSCFKWFFSGIGDACGFDNFPTLGLTLFKNTFYFDFSPTFIGCGLICPHLVNCSVLLGAIVSWGFLWPFISHHAGDWYPSDLETNDFKGLYGYKVFIPIAIILGDGFYNLIKITILTMKELFNKQQHLPVFTDVLDESGERSESLLEKKKRDEVFLKDHIPLGFAVSGYVCLAAISTATIPLIFPPLKWYFVLSSYLVAPGLAFCNSYGAGLTDMSLPSTYGKIGLFTIASIVGNNSGGGGGGVIAGLSACGVMMAIVSTAADLMQDFKTGYLTLSSAKSMFVTQLLGTAMGCVIAPLTFWMFWTAFEVGDPDGLYKAPYAVIYREMAILGIEGFAKLPKHCLALCCGFFLAALVVNLVRDITPPKISKFTPLPMAMAAPFYIGAYFAIDMFVGTVVLFIWERVDKKDADDYSGAVASGLICGDGIWTIPSAVLSILRINPPICMYFRPS; this is translated from the exons ATGGAGACAGAGATTCTAAGGTCAATGGAGATCTCAGAGACATTGTTGTTCCCTGCAACGAATCATGACGAAGATGTTATACCTCATTGGAAGGATCAGATCACGACCCGAGGCTTGATCGCTAGCGCCTTGTTAGGGATCTTGTTCTGCATCATTACCCATAAGCTTAACCTCACTGTCGGAATCATTCCTTCGCTAAACGTAGCTGCTGGTCTTCTCGGTTTCTTCTTCGTCAAGTCATGGACTGGTTTCTTGTCGAAACTAGGGTTTTCAGTTAAACCCTTTACCAAGCAAGAGAACACCGTTATTCAGACTTGCGTTGTCGCTTGCTACGGCCTCGCTTATAGCG GAGGATTTGGTTCGTATTTGATAGCTATGGATGAGAGGACATACAAGCTCATTGGTGCTGATCGTCCGGGAAACAATCCTGAAGATGTTATAAATCCTGGATTGTGGTGGATGATTGTATTCTTATTTGCCGTCAGTTTCCTCGGTCTTTTCAGTCTCGTTCCACTTCGCAAG GTGATGATTTTGGATTACAAGCTTACGTATCCCAGTGGAACCGCTACAGCAATGCTGATTAACAGTTTTCATGACAACTCTGGAGCCGAGCTTGCAGA AAACCAAGTTAAATGTCTTGGGAAGTATCTCAGCCTTAGCTTTGTTTGGAGCTGCTTCAAGTGGTTCTTTAGTGGGATTGGAGATGCATGTGGGTTTGATAACTTTCCCACACTTGGTTTGACCCTATTCAAGAACAC GTTTTACTTTGATTTTAGTCCTACTTTTATTGGATGTGGTCTGATATGTCCCCACTTAGTGAACTGCTCTGTTCTTCTGGGCGCTATCGTTTCTTGGGGTTTTCTCTGGCCGTTCATATCACACCATGCTGGAGACTGGTATCCATCTGACCTCGAGACCAACGACTTCAAAGGTCTCTACGGATATAAG GTCTTTATCCCCATTGCTATCATCCTTGGTGACGGTTTCTACAACCTCATCAAGATCACTATTCTCACTATGAAGGAACTCTTCAACAAACAACAACATCTACCTGTCTTTACTGACGTTTTAG ATGAGAGTGGTGAGCGCTCGGAATCACTgctggagaagaagaaaagagatgAAGTGTTTCTCAAGGACCATATACCCCTCGGTTTCGCGGTTTCTGGTTATGTGTGTCTAGCAGCCATTTCGACCGCAACCATCCCGTTAATATTCCCACCATTGAAATGGTACTTTGTCCTCTCTTCATACTTGGTTGCACCGGGTCTAGCCTTTTGCAACTCTTATGGAGCAGGGCTCACGGATATGAGCCTGCCTTCGACCTACGGAAAGATTGGTCTTTTTACCATAGCTTCGATAGTAGGAAACaatagtggtggtggtggtggtggagtcATTGCCGGTTTATCAGCATGTGGTGTTATGATGGCAATCGTCTCAACCGCAGCAGATCTCATGCAAGACTTCAAAACAGGTTACCTCACGTTATCATCTGCGAAATCCATGTTTGTAACTCAGCTGTTGGGTACAGCAATGGGTTGCGTGATCGCTCCCCTCACGTTTTGGATGTTTTGGACTGCTTTTGAGGTCGGAGATCCTGATGGTCTTTACAAAGCGCCTTACGCTGTTATCTACCGGGAAATGGCTATTCTTGGGATAGAAGGGTTTGCGAAACTGCCTAAACACTGTTTGGCTCTTTGTTGCGGATTCTTTCTCGCTGCTCTCGTTGTGAATCTTGTCAGAGACATCACACCGCCTAAGATCTCTAAGTTTACACCACTTCCTATGGCTATGGCTGCTCCATTCTATATAGGAGCGTACTTTGCCATCGACATGTTCGTTGGGACCGTGGTTTTGTTCATATGGGAACGGGTAGATAAGAAAGACGCAGATGATTACTCGGGTGCAGTAGCTTCAGGACTGATATGTGGCGATGGAATATGGACAATACCGTCTGCGGTTCTTTCCATCTTAAGAATCAATCCACCCATATGTATGTACTTTAGACCATCCTAG